The genomic region CTGCAGAGTTGGTGAATTGGCACCCGCCGGTGCTGGTCAACACTTGATATACTGATATGGAAGCTCATCAGGATTTTTCACAGCATTGTGTGCTCCTGCATAATTTGCTTGCATATGCATGCATGCTCATGATGTAACCCTCATTTGTAGCagaatttgttttgctttaaccGGGTATGCCTCCATATACCTACACTCAGGCGAGAAGCACTGAAGCTAATCTGCTTTTCTGATGCATCGCTATTTTAGCGTTactgaacattttatttctgcTCACTCACATGCATTCACAGTCACGTTAGGTATTTGTCTTTAAATTAAGTTCCAATCATATTCAGACCAGGGCTTTAAGAAAATCTCAGAAAAATCCTATGCAGtcattcttttttaaacatgtagaAATATTTGAGATGGCCCACCTGCCTGCTTAAAGCCACCTTTGTTTCTGTAAGACAGCCAATATGTTTTTCAGTCTAAAATACTCATGCGTGTACATGATAACCCTTCAATTTTCTACACCACCAACACATCCTACTCAGTCTTTTGTATTCCGTTAACTGAAGCTTGCTGCAGGTACTAATTCCAGGATACTGACACAAGGGCATGATGGTCGGTGTAAAACCTTTAAATAGTCTTAGGCTGAGGATGATTTTTCCAAGCAGGCCTATATGCCTGCTATACACAGCTAATGTAataaaagttattttgagccatttaaaaacaaaaaaatcaaacagcatAGATGAAACATTTAAACCTCTCCCCATCCCTTCTTATATCCCCCCTTTAAGTTTGTAGCTCAGCCCAACTGTCAGCAGCTTTTGGCATCACGCTGGTATGATGAGTTCCCTGGCTGGAGGCGGCGTCACTGGGCGGGAAAGTTTGTCACCTGTGTCTTCATAGGTCTCCTCTTCCCTGTGTTTGCTCTCTGCTACCTCATCGCTCCCAAGAGTCGCTATGGCCTCTTCATCCGCAAGCCCTTCATCAAGTTCATCTGCCACACGGCGTCCTACCTGACctttctgttcctgctgctcCTCGCCTCCCAGCACATTGTTATCACGGAGCAGAACAGGCAGGACAGGCAGGGCCCTCCACCCACCGCTGTGGAGTGGATGATCCTGCCCTGGGTACTGGGTGAGTACAGTGGTTTTGTACTCTGCATTAGGATGATTATACTGTTTGATAGTGTACTGATGGTGAATGTACTGGTGAATTGCTGAAGGTAAAAAAGTAGAGAGCTTATTTGTGGTCAGTTAATGTCACTAAATCTTTAAATATTGGGTTTAAATTACTCTTGCTATGACAACCATACACCTCAGCTGATGTTTCTATGGAAAAGTCAAATCCAAACTTTCCAAACTTCCAAACTTTACAATTGTTAATGGGAACAAGTGATTTTTCTTTCGTTGCTGATCGACTCCAAATACTACACAAAGTAGAACTGGATCAAAGTGCTGAATGAACATTAAGcctataaaaatgttattttttcatcCTGCCTCGGGCATCGCAGCAGATTTTGAGCTCAGTGACTAAGTGCTTCTTGTTGACATGCTTTTCTGCCCTCCACAGTTTTTACTATTTACTTTTTAGCCATGCTACCAACATGACTTTAGGCATTGACTTTAGTCCTTCCATCACCTTTGGTCCAAAATAATCTCTTCAACAACAGCCAACAAATCCAATGGGGGTTGTATTGGAAAGGGTGTCCAGcacaaaaaaatctgccaagtCAAACATGCAGAGATGCCCACTGTGGCGACCGCTTCTGAATAAGGAAgtagctgaaagtagctttttgATCAACTGTTTGTAGTTCAGGCATAATGTATTATTCTtcctgattgtttttttttcttttcctgcacTGCCATGAGGTTAACTTACTTTTCTTTAGTTTTGAGTTAAATACCATGTGTCCATTGAAAgggagatttttaatctcagtggGACTTCCATCCTCTATTTATCCAGATAAAATAATGACAGTTGCATCCATTGAAATATCATGAGACTGAGGGTGTCCGTCAAGTAGAATTGTGAAAAtgcttttttgattttttaagcTGTTCAGTACTTTGGTTTATAATCAAATACAAAATTGAATGGCATTTACCGCAGCCTTAGCTCTCTTTCATCATGTGTTCGAgccagcctgtaaatgtcaacatggGAACATTGTAAACTGTGATAATGAAATTTGGTAGACATGTTTGTTTGCTAATGTACAGTAGCTCACATCTCCTCAAAGGGCATGTCAATAAAATAGCCAGCCTGAGTCAGGGGTGCTACAGTAGCTGCAGATTGAAGAGAACATAAGGAGTATTTTTATCTTTACAGTcctcaattttttaaaataatatgcaATCATATAAAATGCTAATACTGGACACATGCTCTGTTTTTCTATAATCTAATTTCTAGGATTCATCTGGGCAGAGATCAAGCAAATGTGGGATGGTGGTTTTCAAGACTATGTTCATGACTGGTGGAACCTGATGGACTTTGTCATGAACTCTCTGTACTTGGCCACTATCTCCCTGAAGATTGTAGCCTATACTAAGGTAACCACTAGTGTTGACAATAGACTAAACAGGCTGTGACCTTTCTTTATGCTCAagttatcttttctttttctttttttgctcatCCAGTACAGCGGAAGTAAACCCAGAAACCAGTGGGAAATGTGGCACCCGACACTAGTTGCTGAAGCAGTGTTTGCCattgcaaacattttcagttCCCTGCGCCTCATTTCACTGTTCACGGCCAACTCTCACCTGGGGCCACTGCAGATTTCTCTGGGGCGAATGTTGCTCGACATCCTGAAGTTCCTCTTCATCTACTGCCTGGTAAATGTTTGCGCACGAGCAGAACAAAGACAAGAAGTGGAACAGTAAATTATATGTGACAGAAGTAGTGAATGAAGTTACATAATTTCGCCCACACGCTGCATTTCTTTTCAGGTTCTGCTCGCCTTCGCTAATGGCCTGAACCAGCTGTACTTTTACTATGACACTAAGGCTTCAGATGAGAAAGGAAAGTGTAAGGGCATCCGATGTGTGCATCAGAATAACGCTTTCTCCACGTGAGTTTGCATGAATCCTGTCTTGCTTGCTCGAgtagtgtgaatgtgtgatcttgtgtgtgagagagagtgtcaAAGAATCAGAGAGCTGTGCGTTCGTGTATATCGCTGTTACTTGTTACAAAATGTGGGAACTCAGTCAAATTTTCAGTTGCTAAGAAAAGCTGGTGTATTAGCAGAATCTCATTAACACTAAGTGAAGGGTTCCTTCAGTCTTTTTTAAACCATCCTGCAACTGAATACATTTTCAACTAGCAAGGACACATTTTATTTACTGCATGTATCTGTACTGTTTAGCAAATTTGGCTTACATCGCATACGTTGTCTTGCAGATTATTTGAGACCCTGCAGTCTCTTTTCTGGTCTATCTTTGGTTTGATCAGCCTGTATGTGACCAATGTGGATGCTGACCACCAGTTCACTGAATTTGTCGGTGCCAACATGTTCGGGGCCTACAACATCATTTCATTGGTGGTCCTCCTCAACATGCTCATAGCTATGATGAACAACTCCTACCAGCACATTGCTGTGAGCACTAatcaaaaacactgcaaacagtcATGTAAGTGTAACAGTTCAACCAAAACATTCATTCTTATCAAATATACCTCAATCTGATTTCAGGACCATGCAGACATTGAGTGGAAATTTGCAAGGACAAAACTGTGGATGAGTTATTTTGAAGAAGGGGGTACTCTGCCAGCTCCTTTCAACATCATCCCCAGCCCCAAATCATTCTGGTACCTCATGTGCTGGATCaagaagcaggtgtggaggacaAGCTCCAAGCGCCCTGACACCATTGGTACCCTTGGGGTAAGGCTGGTGTCAAATGTGTTTGTATGGTTTTCacatacagagagagaaaaggggggttggttggttggttggtttaaaaaatgaacataagGAATAATAAGCTGAAAGATTTTATTGCTGTTATCTTTTTAACTTATAACTGAGAAATTCAGTTATACTAATTCATATTTTGTAAATAAGTTGTGGTTGGAGGTTTATGACTTTACAAAGGCCATTCAAGGTTTTATCAACTCCAAAACcagttgatgtgtgtttggatcATTGTCTGGTTGGAAAACCCAATTGTACAAGTTTCAACATTCTAGTTGCTGATTTTACGTGTAATTGTAAAATTTGGAGGTTCTCCACCTTCATTGTTCCACCCACTTTGTACAATTACCAGTACCACGAgtagcaaaacagccccagagcatgatgctgtcaCCACGCTTTTTGCCTGGTACAgtgttcttaggtttgaaagcctTACCTTCACTCCTCCAGACATACTTGTACCTCTTGTGACAAGCTCAATGTTTGTTGCACCTGACCATAAAACTTTCTGGCAAAGGTGAAAGTCTTAGTTTTGGAGCAGGGACATCTTTCTTGGACCCTCTCGGTCCATGGATGTAAAATATGCTTTACTGTGGAGAGTAACTTGTACTTATACAAACAAAGTTGTTTGAACTCATAATGTTGAAGTCTGGAGTTGTATAGGAATGGCTTCCAGAGTGCTTCCTGATATGACCAGGCATAATAGCGGTGATTGAGAGCTGAATTTCCATGACTTGAgctgaattttatttaaaaaataatcaggcAACTTTACTTATAAGAGAGAGTCAAGATTTGCTGCTCTGCTTTGTCTTGTATGACACTAAATGAAATAACCCAGTGAAATAAGTGTTAGTTTCTGTAGAAAGTAGAATTTTCACTTTATTGCAGCCTAATTTTAGAGGGAAACTTTTTCGTGTTTGATGGCGCAGCACTCAGGAGACACACATATCGAGCCTCACAGATAGCAGAGTTTACAGAAAAGTGTGATactgtgaagaaaaacaaaatatgttttaggtttgtttttttttttaactcatctCCCACTCTTTCTCTAACCAACCTCTGGCATCTGATGTCTGTGTAGAGGCGAGCTGCAGAGAACCTGAGGATAAACCATCAGTACCAGGTAAGTGCAGTCTCTTTGAAAGCAAGCTGAAAATAATTACAGTCTCTCACCACTGTCTGTGTAAGTGTGTGCGGCAGACACAAATTGGCCTTTTTAGGTTTCCAGCACTCAGTTTTCATCTGTTCATTTTCTTAATTACTTTTACAAAAGGGGGGAGGGGAGGTGGGGGTCAAAGGGTGAGAGGTGGATACACACAGGGCAGGTTCAACGCAGGGCTGACACCCTGAAGCGGACGTTCCATAAAAAGCTTTTATGATGTTTCACAAAATCAGCCAAACAACTGAACTCAGTAGGATTTAAATCACTTCTCATTGTAGAGGAGCACATTTGTCTGTTTCCTGTCTCAttcatttgaagtttgtattgAATAAAGTTTCAGATCTTTTGtgttcaagatttttttttttaattattgtaggAGGTACTGAGGAACCTGGTGAAACGTTATGTGGCTGCCATGATTCGAGATGCCAAGACAGAGGAAGGCTTGACTGAAGACAACTTCAAGGTAGTCTTCTTGAATGAATATGACATTCatgttattcattcattcattatacattcatgttatgttatttatcatcatgtttgtatatttttcttttgcattttggttatatttaatctttttttccattattgTAATGCGTTGACTGTTAATGCAAATCCTTTAAGGACATGCCTGGAAGTCATCAGACAAACTAATAACAGTCATCTTCTGACAAGATAATGATGATAAGACAATATATATGTGGATGTATGAGGAGATGGTTTAAGTGCTCACTAATCCAGATTTTCATCATAGTTCAAAGGTATTTGAAGGGCATTGTGACTGTTTTTCTTAGTTTAACAGACATAACCATGATCATACAAAGATAAATAATGCATCAATTATTAGTCTAGACTACAGGCATTTAGAGACATAGTGTTGCTTTGTCTCATAACTGTTTTTGAGTcaaagctagctagctaactaGTTACAAAGCTAGCTAGATAGCTTTTTTAGCTAAATCAATACAGCTCAGTTTTTGCTGATACCAACAGCTAGTAGTTATAAATTTCACAGTCaagctgctctttgttttttaggAGCTGAAACAAGATATCTCCAGTTTCCGTTATGAGGTGATGGGAATGATGAAGACAGGAAAGTCAGCTTTAAATGTGGCAAAGGCCAGTGGCAGCTCAGTGGAATCCAGCCTTGCGTACCCTAATTCCTCACTCAAGGTCTCTGCTTGCCCACAGAGCACCCAGATGAAAAGCAAATTTAATCGATTCAAAATCGCTACATCCATCCTCAAGCTGGGCAGTTCAACAGCTGCACCCAGGCCACCTGAAGCCTCCAATGGTCTACCTAATGGATTCATGTCCCTGGTCTCTGATGAGAGCTCTGGTGAAATGTCAAGCCAGAGGAGAAGCAACTCCAAAGATGTATCTGActttggtttgtttcagaaacacCAAAGGGGCAACAAAGAAGCCTCATCAAGCGCAGCAGAAAGCTCGAGGGAGATGTACTCTTTGTCAGAAGAAGCAGGGGAGTGTGGGGACTCAGACTTAGAGGAACATATCGCTGGAGAAAAGAGTGAGAGGAAACTCctggaaacaaaaaagaaggaagaagtcGAGGAAATTAAGGAGGAGTCGAACAGCAAAAAATGCTTGGACCAGTGTGAAGAAAGAGAAACCGAGGAAAGAGACAAGGATTTAACCTGTACTGACTCAGTAGCTGATGAATGTATGTCTGGCTCATACAAAGACGATGCCTAAGATGTGATGCGATGTGATCAGAACTACAGGCCCAGTAATGCTGGATTGAAGACAGAGAGACTGACAATCAACGTGAGCCTCGAGTGAGAATTGTGAACATGAGTCGAACTTTTCCAGTTATTACTAAACTTATGATCAGCTTTGAACTTTGGAGACTCAGGGAGGCCTTTGGTTTAACTGTTTTAAACGCTGTTATattagcagtggaaatgcaGCAACATTGTTCGAAGCTCCGTGTAAGCATTATGAGGAATCACATTTAAGGATTACTATATTTCGTTTTAAGACCCCAGAGGTGATTGGACAATAATGATTTcctgaaagaaaaaagctttttctccCAGCTGATATGTGCATTTCAGTTCAAATTGTCCTGTTGGTTACCATATAACCGTCTCTCTctacctcttttttttcccctctaccCATGAACATTTAACTCTCCCCATCAGTATCTTATTAGAGCAATAGATGTGTTCTGTTTTAGACGTGACTTTCTGCCTTACTCTGTCTGTTTCTGCACTTTACACACTTTAAAATGGCATACAGTTTTTTCAAAGATCGCTCAAACTCTGATCATTGCAACAGCAATTCTGTCAAAGTTTTCTATGCAAGAACTGTGGATCATGATTCTCATCACACTGATTAGGCCGACTGTAAATTCAGCGCTGACAGTTCATCCCAAGTATTTTCTGTAAAGTAGGGCGTGGCCAAACTATCTGAGATAGACATTATGAACACAGCCgataaattatttaaagcaaCGTATTATTCAAGTTTTGTCACTCAAGAATAAACTCATTATTTTGAACAgatctgctgtttttaactgttAGTTTAAGATGTCATGTTAGTTCGAATGAATGGCATTATAGAAACTGAAACATAAATCAAGAATAAATATAGAAATACACTCTTAATTTCCTGTCTCCTCTTTTGTTCATTGCAAATCCCAGACAGGCATAAACACAGTAACTGATACTGTCAAAAGTTAACTGTATATCTTCATAGTAGATTATGAGGTTATGCTGAAACAAAtgcatatgtataaaaataatgaaatggtTAATAGTTGTTATGcaaactgatattttttttaattgggtcACACAATACCTTTCTATTTAAAGGAGTCAGACAAGCATCACCAAATGGTCTATTTTACTCTTGAGGCGTGTCTTTAGgctttgttactttgttactagcagcctggctttttttttttttttaattaattttttttaaacacataatttttgtcattttttgtggattttctgtatttttgacAAATGGCAAAGATAATATAGTTTGGCAGCCACGAAGTAGTATTTTTGTGACTTTCAAAGAGCTAGTAGCCAAAAAATGGGCATATCATGTATCTCCTTACTATCTACATTCAGATGAACACTATCTGAAAATCAGTTCCTTAAATGGATGTGGGCCTTCAGCTCACCATATACTGTTTGCAGAGTAGAGGTGGGTTTCAAGTAGTGCTTTGTCATACCATCAGTGATAATACTAGTATAAATTCATATAAAACTATTGTGATATCACTGGTATTAGCAATACCATGCCTTTTCTCTGTAAGGGTGAGCACATTGATCCAAATATCATTAGTATCAATACCAATGCTGGTATTTGTATCGGATCAGTACTAGCATGATAGGATTGATATGTTGTTTCTATCCTCTAAGTTCAGTATCTAATCCACTCTGTTAAAttgattgtgtgtttttttgtaaatgaaaaaatatacttCAAACGTATACTACTTTTTGTGTTGGCTGTCACGTCTGTGTTATAGGCTATAGCACATTTGAACTACAGAAGAAGCACCTTAAgagaataataatggattggatttatatagcgcttttcaagacatccatagcgctttacaatgccactattcattcactctcacattcacacactggtggaggcaagctacagttgtagccacagctgcactggggcagactgacagaagcgaggctgccatattacaccatcggcccctctgccagtagggtaaagtgtcttgcccaaggacacaacaaccaggacagagagcccggggatcaaaccggcgaccttccggttacagatgcgcttcccaaccccctgagccacggtcacccCGTAGGGGCGCATTAGagacacacatttacattacaggtcttcaaaaaaaaacaacaacctagtttcaaaatacatgaaaagctctAAAGAGGGCGATTTGCTGTGTAAACTCATTATtttggaaaacaaaaatcacagtgatttaatGGCCATTAAAATGTCTTCAGAAATTCCAAATTTGTGATGATTCATCTCAGAAGAACAAAGAAGTTGAAAGTATTGATATCAGTGCTACTGGGCCTCTTTTTATTTGGTTGTGATATCAATATCAAATTTGAAGTGGTTCCctggcacacacaaaaacaagacaacttTAGGTATTGTTAAACTAAAGTGCTAAACTGTTAAGTTATAGTCTTACTTAAAGTTTCCAAGTGAAACACTACCTaagatgtttttgtgcttatttccgCTGAAATAATTTTCAAAGCTGGTAGCACCTCGGCAGTACATTGCCAGCTAAGCctgtagtagtagtaatagtagtTATTCTTAATGTGATTAAGTTTATGAAGTTTATCACCCCGTCAACAGCGTGAACAGACCAAACACTACTGCTGTATTGTCATGTACTGGTGGTTAAAACACGTGACTTCCTGGAACAGATGTCACATAAGGTGAGCTAAAGTACTGTACAGAACtcctttcatgtttttctctttttgcctCAGCAACAGTTGTCGTGAAATGTCATTTCCATTAGTTCACAATCAGTTTCCCAAAACCACACACTGCAAGGG from Astatotilapia calliptera chromosome 10, fAstCal1.2, whole genome shotgun sequence harbors:
- the trpc4a gene encoding short transient receptor potential channel 4a isoform X2 is translated as MYTLGKTGGVEKPGVIHRGNLVVVAYFRLQDLLRGRPLSSLSEVPMSIIPKEAEIYFKININCIDPLGRTALLIAIENENLEIIELLLSFNVYVGDALLHAIRKEVVGAVELLLNHKKPSGGMQVPPILLDKQFSDFTPDITPIILAAHTNNYEIIKLLVQKGVSMPQPHEVRCNCVECVSSSDVDSLRHSRSRLNIYKALSSPSLIALSSEDPFLTAFRLSWELQELSKVENEFKSEYEELSQQCKQFAKDLLDQTRSSRELEMILNYKDDISLLEEEGANDLARLKLAIKYHQKEFVAQPNCQQLLASRWYDEFPGWRRRHWAGKFVTCVFIGLLFPVFALCYLIAPKSRYGLFIRKPFIKFICHTASYLTFLFLLLLASQHIVITEQNRQDRQGPPPTAVEWMILPWVLGFIWAEIKQMWDGGFQDYVHDWWNLMDFVMNSLYLATISLKIVAYTKYSGSKPRNQWEMWHPTLVAEAVFAIANIFSSLRLISLFTANSHLGPLQISLGRMLLDILKFLFIYCLVLLAFANGLNQLYFYYDTKASDEKGKCKGIRCVHQNNAFSTLFETLQSLFWSIFGLISLYVTNVDADHQFTEFVGANMFGAYNIISLVVLLNMLIAMMNNSYQHIADHADIEWKFARTKLWMSYFEEGGTLPAPFNIIPSPKSFWYLMCWIKKQVWRTSSKRPDTIGTLGRRAAENLRINHQYQEVLRNLVKRYVAAMIRDAKTEEGLTEDNFKELKQDISSFRYEVMGMMKTGKSALNVAKASGSSVESSLAYPNSSLKVSACPQSTQMKSKFNRFKIATSILKLGSSTAAPRPPEASNGLPNGFMSLVSDESSGEMSSQRRSNSKDVSDFGLFQKHQRGNKEASSSAAESSREMYSLSEEAGECGDSDLEEHIAGEKSERKLLETKKKEEVEEIKEESNSKKCLDQCEERETEERDKDLTCTDSVADECMSGSYKDDA
- the trpc4a gene encoding short transient receptor potential channel 4a isoform X1, translated to MSQLYYRRTDSSSYRDRIPLRIVRAESELSPLEKAYLGAVEKGDYASVKQALEEAEIYFKININCIDPLGRTALLIAIENENLEIIELLLSFNVYVGDALLHAIRKEVVGAVELLLNHKKPSGGMQVPPILLDKQFSDFTPDITPIILAAHTNNYEIIKLLVQKGVSMPQPHEVRCNCVECVSSSDVDSLRHSRSRLNIYKALSSPSLIALSSEDPFLTAFRLSWELQELSKVENEFKSEYEELSQQCKQFAKDLLDQTRSSRELEMILNYKDDISLLEEEGANDLARLKLAIKYHQKEFVAQPNCQQLLASRWYDEFPGWRRRHWAGKFVTCVFIGLLFPVFALCYLIAPKSRYGLFIRKPFIKFICHTASYLTFLFLLLLASQHIVITEQNRQDRQGPPPTAVEWMILPWVLGFIWAEIKQMWDGGFQDYVHDWWNLMDFVMNSLYLATISLKIVAYTKYSGSKPRNQWEMWHPTLVAEAVFAIANIFSSLRLISLFTANSHLGPLQISLGRMLLDILKFLFIYCLVLLAFANGLNQLYFYYDTKASDEKGKCKGIRCVHQNNAFSTLFETLQSLFWSIFGLISLYVTNVDADHQFTEFVGANMFGAYNIISLVVLLNMLIAMMNNSYQHIADHADIEWKFARTKLWMSYFEEGGTLPAPFNIIPSPKSFWYLMCWIKKQVWRTSSKRPDTIGTLGRRAAENLRINHQYQEVLRNLVKRYVAAMIRDAKTEEGLTEDNFKELKQDISSFRYEVMGMMKTGKSALNVAKASGSSVESSLAYPNSSLKVSACPQSTQMKSKFNRFKIATSILKLGSSTAAPRPPEASNGLPNGFMSLVSDESSGEMSSQRRSNSKDVSDFGLFQKHQRGNKEASSSAAESSREMYSLSEEAGECGDSDLEEHIAGEKSERKLLETKKKEEVEEIKEESNSKKCLDQCEERETEERDKDLTCTDSVADECMSGSYKDDA
- the trpc4a gene encoding short transient receptor potential channel 4a isoform X3 — protein: MSQLYYRRTDSSSYRDRIPLRIVRAESELSPLEKAYLGAVEKGDYASVKQALEEAEIYFKININCIDPLGRTALLIAIENENLEIIELLLSFNVYVGDALLHAIRKEVVGAVELLLNHKKPSGGMQVPPILLDKQFSDFTPDITPIILAAHTNNYEIIKLLVQKGVSMPQPHEVRCNCVECVSSSDVDSLRHSRSRLNIYKALSSPSLIALSSEDPFLTAFRLSWELQELSKVENEFKSEYEELSQQCKQFAKDLLDQTRSSRELEMILNYKDDISLLEEEGANDLARLKLAIKYHQKESRYGLFIRKPFIKFICHTASYLTFLFLLLLASQHIVITEQNRQDRQGPPPTAVEWMILPWVLGFIWAEIKQMWDGGFQDYVHDWWNLMDFVMNSLYLATISLKIVAYTKYSGSKPRNQWEMWHPTLVAEAVFAIANIFSSLRLISLFTANSHLGPLQISLGRMLLDILKFLFIYCLVLLAFANGLNQLYFYYDTKASDEKGKCKGIRCVHQNNAFSTLFETLQSLFWSIFGLISLYVTNVDADHQFTEFVGANMFGAYNIISLVVLLNMLIAMMNNSYQHIADHADIEWKFARTKLWMSYFEEGGTLPAPFNIIPSPKSFWYLMCWIKKQVWRTSSKRPDTIGTLGRRAAENLRINHQYQEVLRNLVKRYVAAMIRDAKTEEGLTEDNFKELKQDISSFRYEVMGMMKTGKSALNVAKASGSSVESSLAYPNSSLKVSACPQSTQMKSKFNRFKIATSILKLGSSTAAPRPPEASNGLPNGFMSLVSDESSGEMSSQRRSNSKDVSDFGLFQKHQRGNKEASSSAAESSREMYSLSEEAGECGDSDLEEHIAGEKSERKLLETKKKEEVEEIKEESNSKKCLDQCEERETEERDKDLTCTDSVADECMSGSYKDDA